A genomic region of Plasmodium cynomolgi strain B DNA, chromosome 5, whole genome shotgun sequence contains the following coding sequences:
- a CDS encoding hypothetical protein (putative), translating into MKRNLFRVRCAARMYARARGGETNGGKAEEGGAPVGSSPPNEGNSCSAPPTRGRGIMYPPIESVIKNSIWIPHMRKYRSAKIKRNELPSLSGITQKGKRGYMRRSVGYYPIGGRSSQINEVLILLNKYQRDMSFMKYLFVANCVIMASLILGSVHLLWGDSMNKYVLTKIEKLLVEMKDSSKTQTIIKGMVNDLLHSVINDEKNKNATTKFFLDTLDNSKTEMGNVFTDVLQTEHVRNSLKNVFLDVSSYLCNNEHVQMKVYHLLSEAIHLPIAINTSKRWLNDLLKSDSVTNNVREIIRNEIFNNDQVINNSVVFVQNALLNAVHDNKTKEVSKLFFASILSNPEIQQQISVNLWKILKMAISPKWMTYEGDDLDFKVANQSQNHVGAISCDVCHVGDVLQDSGVRHVSSVRLGSDDLVEAPSLEALPNREELLPLGRNKGSAPSGAAAPVEGRQMGELAREAKRVMSETGEATSEMEEATSEMEKATSETGEATSETKQVMNEMRHVIYLFERAHMCDGNADATSCERTYDGKPFQVGMAGILRHVDMEHLEELRSLLFPPHRSDNNSTPLSAISVCKFKSVKEEGADPMSSLRRAHGLSGFYFANRLSSLYFANRFGRSGSNGWGAIPPGTVLAGEPPLGTTSPSCATPSSAVPNHARADYSQAKHARTDYSQAKHARTDYSQTNYSPTDYAPTNHAVTRARGVAVRIKFFLLDAYRFYAQKYYFYYYYVERVKGVLQKALG; encoded by the exons atgaagaggaacCTTTTTAGGGTGAGATGCGCCGCGAGGATGTACGCTCGCGCGCGTGGGGGAGAGACTAATGGAGGGAAGGCGGAAGAAGGTGGCGCTCCTGTGGGGTCCTCCCCCCCTAACGAAGGCAACTCGTGTAGTGCCCCCCCCACGAGGGGACGAGGGATAATGTACCCCCCCATCGAGAGCGTTATCAAAAATTCAATTTGGATACCCCACATGAGGAAATACAGAAGCGCGAAAATCAAACGGAATGAACTTCCTTCCCTAAGTGGAATaactcaaaaaggaaagagagGATATATGAGAAGATCCGTTGGGTACTACCCCATTGGAGGTAGGTCATCTCAGATAAATGAAGTATTAATTTTACTGAATAAGTACCAAAGAGACATGTCCTTTATGAAATATCTTTTTGTGGCTAACTGTGTAATTATGGCTAGTCTGATTTTGGGTTCTGTGCATCTACTTTGGGGTGATTCTATGAATAAATAcgttttaacaaaaattgaaaaattacttgTAGAGATGAAGGACTCATCCAAGACGCAAACAATTATCAAAGGAATGGTGAACGATCTCTTACACAGTGTAAtaaatgatgagaaaaataaaaatgcaaccACGAAATTCTTTTTGGATACTCTCGATAACTCAAAGACTGAAATGGGGAATGTATTCACAGATGTGTTACAAACAGAGCATGTAAGGAATAGTCTCAAAAACGTTTTTTTGGATGTGTCAAGCTATTTATGTAATAATGAACATGTACAGATGAAGGTGTATCACTTACTATCGGAGGCGATACATCTACCTATCGCTATCAACACATCGAAGAGGTGGCTAAATGATTTACTCAAATCAGATAGCGTAACAAATAATGTAAGGGAAATAATACGTaacgaaatttttaacaacgATCAAGTGATAAATAACTCTGTTGTTTTTGTTCAGAATGCTCTCCTGAATGCCGTGCatgataataaaacaaaggaggtgagtaaattattttttgcttccatcCTTTCGAACCCCGAGATTCAGCAACAGATTTCTGTTAACCTGTGGAAGATACTTAAAATGGCTATCTCCCCTAAGTGGATGACTTACGAGGGGGATGACTTGGACTTCAAAGTGGCTAACCAGTCACAG AACCACGTGGGAGCGATCAGCTGCGATGTTTGCCATGTTGGCGATGTTCTCCAGGACAGCGGCGTTCGTCACGTTAGCAGTGTACGCCTTGGCAGCGACGACCTCGTGGAGGCCCCTTCGCTAGAGGCGCTCCCGAACAGGGAGGAGCTCCTGCCCCTGGGGAGGAACAAGGGGAGCGCGCCTAGTGGGGCAGCAGCCCCCGTGGAGGGGCGCCAAATGGGAGAGCTTGCGCGAGAGGCGAAGCGAGTTATGAGCGAAACGGGGGAAGCCACTAGCGAAATGGAGGAAGCCACTagcgaaatggagaaagcTACCAGCGAAACGGGGGAAGCTACTAGCGAAACGAAGCAAGTCATGAACGAAATGAGACATGTAATTTACCTTTTTGAGCGCGCTCACATGTGTGACGGGAATGCCGACGCAACCTCATGTGAACGGACGTACGATGGGAAACCATTCCAAGTTGGCATGGCAGGGATCTTAAGACATGTGGATATGGAACACCTGGAGGAGCTGCGAAGCTTGCTCTTTCCTCCCCATCGAAGTGATAATAACTCTACACCCCTAAGTGCCATTTCTGTTTGTAAATTTAAAAGCGTtaaggaagaaggagcagaTCCCATGTCAAGTTTGAGAAGAGCCCATGGGTTGAGTGGCTTTTATTTTGCTAACAGGTTGAGTAGCCTTTACTTTGCTAACAGGTTCGGGAGAAGCGGTTCCAACGGGTGGGGGGCGATCCCCCCAGGAACGGTACTTGCTGGCGAGCCACCCCTTGGCACGACGTCACCCAGTTGCGCTACGCCCAGCAGTGCTGTGCCGAACCACGCACGGGCTGACTACTCACAGGCTAAGCACGCACGGACTGACTACTCACAGGCTAAGCACGCACGGACTGACTACTCACAGACTAACTACTCCCCGACTGACTACGCCCCGACTAACCATGCAGTGACCCGTGCGCGCGGAGTCGCTGTGAGAATAAAGTTCTTCCTGCTCGACGCGTATAGGTTCTACGCGCAAAAGTATTACTTCTATTACTACTACGTGGAGAGGGTCAAGGGGGTGCTGCAGAAGGCGCTCggg
- a CDS encoding hypothetical protein (putative), whose amino-acid sequence MKDISFQNAESENPLPYVGYQHNEENHTNDEEQSPHGEQHKKCNYIDANHRKKVSKQLEGCTISEREKSNAILSRQRMINPDKEEQHPGRRETNQGNYSHNNRNEKNEINILQDEEGILNDIKEKEGDNLMGASYPHPYPYPYPHPDGVEKSDELPKKDGECLSTPHLVKCERIYLSEGGNRMGGDTSVDASNLCRESINVVECDPCEQNTNQENSVKDASSQKLGGKSSDAETESGNSSTCCQSEEGEKVQKS is encoded by the coding sequence ATGAAGGACATCTCTTTCCAAAATGCAGAGTCAGAGAATCCACTCCCTTATGTAGGATACCAACATAATGAAGAGAATCACACAAATGATGAAGAGCAGTCCCCCCATGGGgaacaacacaaaaaatgcaactaCATTGACGCAAAtcatagaaaaaaagtgagtaAACAATTGGAGGGGTGTACAATCAgcgaaagggagaaaagtAATGCGATTCTCAGCAGACAGAGGATGATAAATCCAGACAAGGAAGAACAACACCCAGGAAGGAGAGAAACGAATCAGGGAAATTACTCACATAATAataggaatgaaaaaaatgagataaatATCCTTCAAGATGAAGAGGGCATATTAAATGACATTAAAGAGAAAGAGGGAGACAATCTGATGGGAGCGTCTTACCCTCACCCTTACCCATATCCGTATCCCCATCCCGATGGTGTAGAAAAATCAGATGAGTTACCAAAGAAGGATGGAGAGTGTTTGTCTACCCCTCATTTGGTGAAATGCGAAAGGATATATTTGTCTGAGGGGGGAAACAGAATGGGAGGAGATACCAGTGTGGACGCCTCCAATCTGTGCAGAGAATCCATCAATGTGGTCGAGTGCGATCCGTGTGAACAGAACACCAACCAGGAAAACAGTGTGAAGGACGCAAGTTCGCAGAAGCTGGGTGGCAAAAGTTCGGATGCAGAAACAGAAAGTGGGAACAGTTCGACATGCTGCCAAAGtgaagaaggggagaaagTCCAGAAGAGC